A window of Variovorax paradoxus EPS genomic DNA:
GTGACGTGGATGCGCAGCTTGACGCTGCGCCCCGCACCCAGCGCTGCTTCGTGCATCGCGACGTAGATCGAGCTGTTGGTGTGCAGGCCGACGTGGTCGAAGTCCAGCGAGTCGATGAAGTCGACGGCGACGTGCGACGCCAACGCATGCCCCGTGGGGACGATCAGCGCGAGGCGGTCGTGCCGGTACGACAGGCTCTGCAACTCGCCCGCGCCGCCCGCCACATGGCACACGCCGAGGTCGGCCGCGCCTTCCTGCACCGCGCGGGTCACCTCGCTGCTCAGGTGCTCCTCGAGGTCGATCTTGATGGCTTCATGCGCCCGCGTGAACACGCCCAGGTCCTCGGGCAGGAACTGCACGATGGCCGAGATGTTGGCGTGCACCCGCACATGGCCGCGCACGCCGTCAGCGTATTCGCTGAGCTCGCCCTGCATCTTCTCCAAGCTGTAGAGCACCGAGCGAGCGTGGTGCAGGAGGCTTTCACCGGCCGGCGTGAGGTCCACGCCGCGCGCATGCCGATAGAGCAGGTTGGTGCCCAGCGTGGCCTCCAAGTCCGACAGCCTC
This region includes:
- a CDS encoding LysR substrate-binding domain-containing protein, with protein sequence MSTSERNFARRIDLTSLQLFVAVCELGSIGRAAEREFIAASAISKRLSDLEATLGTNLLYRHARGVDLTPAGESLLHHARSVLYSLEKMQGELSEYADGVRGHVRVHANISAIVQFLPEDLGVFTRAHEAIKIDLEEHLSSEVTRAVQEGAADLGVCHVAGGAGELQSLSYRHDRLALIVPTGHALASHVAVDFIDSLDFDHVGLHTNSSIYVAMHEAALGAGRSVKLRIHVTGLDAMCRMIENGLGIGVMPQRAFELMQNGIGRGLVSVTLNDAWAAREIRLVARDFSTLPVAARTLVNHLHAAADSADAPEQLAARAA